From Carassius gibelio isolate Cgi1373 ecotype wild population from Czech Republic chromosome B21, carGib1.2-hapl.c, whole genome shotgun sequence, the proteins below share one genomic window:
- the srsf1b gene encoding serine/arginine-rich splicing factor 1B yields the protein MSGGVIRGPAGNNDCRIYVGNLPPDIRTKDVEDVFYKYGAIRDIDLKNRRGGPPFAFVEFEDPRDAEDAVYGRDGYDYDGYRLRVEFPRSGRGGGRGGGGGVGAPRGRYGPPSRRSEYRVIVSGLPPSGSWQDLKDHMREAGDVCYADVFRDGTGVVEFVRKEDMTYAVRKLDNTKFRSHEGETAYIRVKVDGPRSPSYGRSRSRSRSRSRSRSNSRSRSYSPRRSRGSPRYSPRHSRSRSRT from the exons ATGTCAGGGGGTGTGATTCGAGGGCCTGCAGGGAACAACGACTGTCGGATTTACGTTGGTAATTTACCCCCCGATATTCGCACCAAGGACGTGGAGgatgtgttttataaatatgGAGCCATTCGGGATATCGACCTTAAAAACAGAAGAGGAGGTCCGCCGTTTGCGTTCGTGGAGTTCGAGGACCCGAG AGATGCGGAGGATGCTGTGTATGGACGAGATGGCTATGACTATGATGGCTATCGTCTTCGAGTGGAGTTCCCCAGGAGTGGCAGGGGAGGTGGAAGAGGTGGAGGTGGTGGAGTTGGAGCTCCCAGAGGCAGATATGGCCCTCCATCCAGGCGTTCAGAGTACAGGGTCATAGTGTCAG GACTTCCTCCTAGTGGCAGCTGGCAGGACCTAAAGGATCACATGCGTGAAGCAGGTGATGTATGTTATGCTGACGTTTTCCGAGATGGCACCGGCGTTGTGGAGTTTGTGCGCAAAGAAGACATGACCTACGCCGTTCGAAAGCTGGATAACACTAAGTTCCGGTCACATGAG GGAGAGACGGCTTACATTCGCGTAAAGGTGGATGGCCCGCGCAGCCCCAGTTACGGGCGCTCGCGTTCACGCAGCCGCAGCAGGAGTCGCAGCCGGAGCAACAGCCGCAGTCGCAGCTACTCTCCACGCCGCAGCCGAGGATCACCGCGTTACTCGCCCCGCCACAGCCGCTCCCGTTCCCGCACCTAA
- the dynll2b gene encoding dynein, light chain, LC8-type 2b, translated as MTDRKAVIKNADMSEDMQQDAVDCATQAMEKYNIEKDIAAYIKKEFDKKYNPTWHCIVGRNFGSYVTHETKHFIYFYLGQVAILLFKSG; from the exons ATGACTGACAGGAAGGCAGTAATAAAGAACGCTGACATGTCGGAGGACATGCAGCAGGATGCAGTGGATTGTGCCACACAGGCCATGGAGAAGTACAACATTGAGAAGGACATTGCTGCATATATCAAAAAG GAGTTCGATAAGAAGTATAATCCGACATGGCATTGTATTGTGGGACGGAACTTTGGCAGTTATGTGACACATGAAACTAAGCATTTCATCTACTTTTACTTGGGTCAAGTGGCTATTCTGCTCTTCAAATCAGGCTGA
- the LOC127986508 gene encoding hepatocyte nuclear factor 1-beta-B isoform X2, translating into MFTDMVSKLTSLQQELLSALLDSGVTKDVLVQALEDLCPCPAEFGIKMEKPFSPSSVNGGSDSSDAKPVFLTLTSGQGKGGKLSGDEGSEDGDDFDTPPILRELQSLNTEEAAEQRAEVDRMLAGDPWRVARTVKGYMQQHNIPQREVVDVTGLNQSHLSQHLNKGTPMKTSKRAALYTWYVQKQREIERQFNHTGHGSGTAGGSGGPIGDEGEPGSKRMRRNRFKWGPASQEILYQAYDRQKNPSKEEREALVEECNRAECVQRGVSPSKAHGLGSNLVTEVRVYNWFANRRKEEAFRQKLAMDTYPTHSMNPLLSHPSSHTHHHHSSSDSKLRYSQQGTSEVTSSTTISHHGSSQSVLQQVSPGSLDPCHGLLSTDAKMISVSGGVLPPVSTLTNIHSLSQSSHHHQQAQSLIMSLAAQSLTSPQSQSVPVINSVSGLTTLQPMQFPHSSSLTQLTTAHISQQPFTQSHMYSPKQEAVQYSHPSRYATMDTSSITHLGSSKQCPLQAW; encoded by the exons ATGTTTACTGACATGGTGTCCAAGTTGACATCGCTTCAGCAGGAGCTCCTGAGCGCGCTGTTGGACTCGGGGGTCACGAAGGATGTGCTGGTCCAGGCTCTGGAGGATTTGTGTCCGTGTCCTGCAGAATTcggaataaaaatggaaaaacctTTTTCCCCGTCGAGTGTCAACGGCGGCAGCGACTCCAGTGATGCCAAGCCGGTGTTTCTGACTCTAACCAGCGGGCAGGGTAAAGGGGGCAAACTGTCCGGTGACGAAGGCTCGGAAGACGGGGATGACTTCGACACGCCGCCGATCCTGCGCGAGCTGCAGTCCCTCAACACGGAGGAGGCGGCGGAGCAGCGCGCGGAGGTCGACCGCATGCTGGC CGGGGACCCGTGGCGCGTCGCGCGCACTGTCAAAGGCTACATGCAGCAGCACAATATTCCTCAGCGCGAGGTGGTGGACGTGACGGGGCTCAATCAGTCTCACCTGTCGCAGCACCTCAATAAAGGCACGCCGATGAAGACGAGCAAACGAGCCGCGCTTTACACCTGGTATGTCCAGAAACAGCGCGAAATCGAAAGAC AATTCAATCATACCGGACACGGTTCGGGGACTGCGGGAGGTTCTGGAGGACCAATCGGAGATGAAGGGGAGCCAGGCTCTAAGAGGATGAGACGAAACCGCTTCAAATGGGGTCCAGCATCTCAGGAGATACTCTACCAGGCTTATGATCGACAGAAGAACCCCAGCAAAGAAGAAAGGGAAGCGCTGGTAGAGGAATGCAACAg GGCAGAGTGTGTTCAGAGGGGTGTGTCGCCCTCTAAAGCACATGGGCTTGGATCTAACCTGGTCACGGAGGTTCGTGTGTACAACTGGTTTGCTAATCGACGTAAGGAGGAAGCCTTCAGACAGAAGCTGGCTATGGATACATATCCAACCCACAGCATGAACCCTCTGTTGTCCCATCCATCATCACATACCCATCACCATCACAGCAGCTCAGATTCCA AACTCAGGTACAGTCAACAAGGAACCAGTGAGGTCACTTCCTCGACGACCATCAGTCACCATGGTAGCAGCCAGTCAGTATTGCAACAGGTGTCTCCGGGTAGTCTGGACCCTTGCCATGGCTTGCTATCAACGGATGCCAAAATG atcTCAGTCTCTGGTGGAGTTTTGCCTCCTGTGAGCACTCTGACCAACATTCATAGTCTGTCTCAGTCGTCTCATCATCATCAGCAAGCACAGAGCCTCATTATGAGCCTGGCTGCTCAAA GTCTGACATCTCCGCAGTCTCAGAGTGTGCCCGTCATCAACAGCGTGTCTGGACTCACTACCCTGCAGCCCATGCAGTTCCCTCATAGCAGCAGCCTGACACAGCTGACCACAGCCCACATCTCCCAGCAGCCCTTCACACAGTCACACA TGTACTCTCCCAAACAAGAAGCTGTCCAGTATTCTCATCCATCTCGATATGCGACCATGGACACCAGCAGCATCACACACCTGGGCTCCAGCAAGCAG TGTCCTTTGCAGGCCTGGTGA
- the LOC127986508 gene encoding hepatocyte nuclear factor 1-beta-B isoform X1, with protein sequence MFTDMVSKLTSLQQELLSALLDSGVTKDVLVQALEDLCPCPAEFGIKMEKPFSPSSVNGGSDSSDAKPVFLTLTSGQGKGGKLSGDEGSEDGDDFDTPPILRELQSLNTEEAAEQRAEVDRMLAGDPWRVARTVKGYMQQHNIPQREVVDVTGLNQSHLSQHLNKGTPMKTSKRAALYTWYVQKQREIERQFDRVQGSDPSDSGSQDQVLFFFPEFNHTGHGSGTAGGSGGPIGDEGEPGSKRMRRNRFKWGPASQEILYQAYDRQKNPSKEEREALVEECNRAECVQRGVSPSKAHGLGSNLVTEVRVYNWFANRRKEEAFRQKLAMDTYPTHSMNPLLSHPSSHTHHHHSSSDSKLRYSQQGTSEVTSSTTISHHGSSQSVLQQVSPGSLDPCHGLLSTDAKMISVSGGVLPPVSTLTNIHSLSQSSHHHQQAQSLIMSLAAQSLTSPQSQSVPVINSVSGLTTLQPMQFPHSSSLTQLTTAHISQQPFTQSHMYSPKQEAVQYSHPSRYATMDTSSITHLGSSKQCPLQAW encoded by the exons ATGTTTACTGACATGGTGTCCAAGTTGACATCGCTTCAGCAGGAGCTCCTGAGCGCGCTGTTGGACTCGGGGGTCACGAAGGATGTGCTGGTCCAGGCTCTGGAGGATTTGTGTCCGTGTCCTGCAGAATTcggaataaaaatggaaaaacctTTTTCCCCGTCGAGTGTCAACGGCGGCAGCGACTCCAGTGATGCCAAGCCGGTGTTTCTGACTCTAACCAGCGGGCAGGGTAAAGGGGGCAAACTGTCCGGTGACGAAGGCTCGGAAGACGGGGATGACTTCGACACGCCGCCGATCCTGCGCGAGCTGCAGTCCCTCAACACGGAGGAGGCGGCGGAGCAGCGCGCGGAGGTCGACCGCATGCTGGC CGGGGACCCGTGGCGCGTCGCGCGCACTGTCAAAGGCTACATGCAGCAGCACAATATTCCTCAGCGCGAGGTGGTGGACGTGACGGGGCTCAATCAGTCTCACCTGTCGCAGCACCTCAATAAAGGCACGCCGATGAAGACGAGCAAACGAGCCGCGCTTTACACCTGGTATGTCCAGAAACAGCGCGAAATCGAAAGAC AGTTCGACCGTGTTCAGGGCTCTGACCCCAGTGACTCAGGCAGTCAGGATCAGGTCCTGTTTTTTTTCCCAGAATTCAATCATACCGGACACGGTTCGGGGACTGCGGGAGGTTCTGGAGGACCAATCGGAGATGAAGGGGAGCCAGGCTCTAAGAGGATGAGACGAAACCGCTTCAAATGGGGTCCAGCATCTCAGGAGATACTCTACCAGGCTTATGATCGACAGAAGAACCCCAGCAAAGAAGAAAGGGAAGCGCTGGTAGAGGAATGCAACAg GGCAGAGTGTGTTCAGAGGGGTGTGTCGCCCTCTAAAGCACATGGGCTTGGATCTAACCTGGTCACGGAGGTTCGTGTGTACAACTGGTTTGCTAATCGACGTAAGGAGGAAGCCTTCAGACAGAAGCTGGCTATGGATACATATCCAACCCACAGCATGAACCCTCTGTTGTCCCATCCATCATCACATACCCATCACCATCACAGCAGCTCAGATTCCA AACTCAGGTACAGTCAACAAGGAACCAGTGAGGTCACTTCCTCGACGACCATCAGTCACCATGGTAGCAGCCAGTCAGTATTGCAACAGGTGTCTCCGGGTAGTCTGGACCCTTGCCATGGCTTGCTATCAACGGATGCCAAAATG atcTCAGTCTCTGGTGGAGTTTTGCCTCCTGTGAGCACTCTGACCAACATTCATAGTCTGTCTCAGTCGTCTCATCATCATCAGCAAGCACAGAGCCTCATTATGAGCCTGGCTGCTCAAA GTCTGACATCTCCGCAGTCTCAGAGTGTGCCCGTCATCAACAGCGTGTCTGGACTCACTACCCTGCAGCCCATGCAGTTCCCTCATAGCAGCAGCCTGACACAGCTGACCACAGCCCACATCTCCCAGCAGCCCTTCACACAGTCACACA TGTACTCTCCCAAACAAGAAGCTGTCCAGTATTCTCATCCATCTCGATATGCGACCATGGACACCAGCAGCATCACACACCTGGGCTCCAGCAAGCAG TGTCCTTTGCAGGCCTGGTGA